From one Anopheles cruzii chromosome 3, idAnoCruzAS_RS32_06, whole genome shotgun sequence genomic stretch:
- the LOC128274672 gene encoding NADH dehydrogenase [ubiquinone] 1 alpha subcomplex subunit 7-like — translation MSKVVRRDIGPLLQELRNFLLGRKHTNALRFEDGIAARTQPPPNLPDGPAHKLSANHYVLRDARREVAPPIDVTTQKLLTEKGSSAKLPTPGKSFGWDKH, via the exons ATGTCTAAAGTCGTGCGTCGAGACATTGGACCGTTGCTGCAGGAACTGCGCAACTTCCTCCTAGGT CGAAAACATACGAATGCGCTTCGCTTTGAGGACGGTATTGCGGCCCGCACACAGCCCCCACCAAATTTGCCCGATGGACCGGCACACAA ATTGTCCGCCAACCACTACGTGCTGCGTGACGCTCGTCGGGAGGTagcgccgccgatcgatgtgACCACACAGAAATTACTGACCGAAAAAGG ATCGTCTGCTAAATTGCCAACACCAGGAAAGTCGTTCGGCTGGGACAAACACTAA
- the LOC128274671 gene encoding GAS2-like protein pickled eggs yields MNTVLLESRPYRPFKSSEEYLYAMREDLAEWLNTMYPELRINVENFMDRLDTGVALCKHANNVRAAAEQYIARRQARNKSMTKSITSGLAGPILNMGNVHFLAAAKSGTFFSRDNVSNFITWCRKSLQILECLLFETDDLIMRKNEKHVILCLLEVARRGAKFGMLAPMLVQMERQIDREIAADNRANGGVGCGTQTEGGAGDGRGASGAAVSTGTETELYDSDSEEEDHEAESPMLMYGPQPQIVTNDLKSLDEMVRDLVEKCTCPSQFPMVRVSEGKYRIGDTKVLIFVRILRSHVMVRVGGGWDTLAHYLDKHDPCRCRSAHRSSASARLITKTTNANGIELHKAQVHYDRSGSWKASGGGTPNAGTAGSQNGSPINNSNTNTLSPPSRARSRSRSPSSQRNRVPVESQDKLQPPGSPLKTSRRSVSPSPRRMLVDAAANSKRKTSTSAASQNAAPAGVGVHFECDKDASVGAKTELPLAEDDKNRYESVSDNGSEISDEGYRSLGVVVHGGQSAGTVGAPGAGRKALGNSQHSSEDADTNAHLDTTASDPQTTPTEDESSNKTNDEDDRELTPISDELVAVNGGAERARHDSLPLDCTDGLARNGGGPAETGAFESYGVYVNDDEITVDIANATGLRKTGFSDKIMDRPITASGGLLGAGGGSGTGPGSRIPRSPVAPRRKESAESTTSTPTVTDELTVCGNGGGGVVVGPGSLPHQQRKQSTVKSGVRKPNAPAGHTAEQASGTNTWSGRPTKKRSSLTTQTFTGKVAPPPAAAPFTRNSPVRASLGAERSPSVMTGGRRSLRANGTSNGSASANTSPSKGCAGSDPVAMLVMQIKETLDSGSDNSQIVERVRRLVSQSSGETNSEFAADFTTAWVHSNGNLDRAKVIGGAEGSPLKSQGSLSKRASTLSSASDSTQATNCRGDLSSVVSPRRLDKGLSKIPAPMRSNTGLY; encoded by the exons ATGAATACCGTACTGCTGGAGTCTAGGCCGTACCGGCCGTTCAAGTCGAGCGAGGAGTATCTGTACGCGATGCGCGAGGATCTGGCCGAGTGGCTCAACACCATGTACCCGGAGCTGCGCATCAACGTGGAAAACTTCATGGACCGGCTGGACACGGGCGTCGCACTCTGCAAG CATGCCAACAACGTGCGAGCGGCCGCCGAGCAGTACATCGCCCGGCGACAGGCACGCAACAAATCCATGACGAAGTCCATCACatccgggctggccgggccgaTCCTGAACATGGGCAACGTGCActtcctggcggcggccaagagCGGCACCTTCTTCTCCCGGGACAACGTGTCCAACTTCATCACGTGGTGCAG GAAAAGTCTACAAATCCTCGAGTGTCTGCTGTTCGAGACGGACGATTTGATAATGCGCAAGAACGAAAAGCACGTCATCCTGTGCCTGTTGGAGGTGGCCCGCCGCGGTGCCAAGTTCG GAATGCTGGCCCCAATGTTGGTGCAAATGGAGCGGCAGATCGACCGCGAGATAGCGGCCGATAATCGGGCGAACGGCGGCGTCGGATGCGGTACGCAAACCGAAGGAGGAGCCGGCGACGGCCGTGGAGCTTCCGGTGCGGCGGTGTCGACCGGAACCGAGACGGAACTGTACGACAGTGACAGCGAGGAAGAGGACCACGAGGCGGAGTCGCCGATGCTGATGTACGGACCGCAGCCCCAGATCGTCACCAACGATCTGAAGAGCCTGGACGAGATG GTCCGCGATCTGGTGGAAAAGTGCACCTGCCCGTCGCAGTTCCCGATGGTGCGCGTCTCGGAGGGCAAATACCGAATCGGCGATACCAAAGTGCTCATATTCGTGCgg ATCCTTCGCTCCCACGTGATGGTCCGTGTTGGTGGGGGTTGGGACACACTGGCCCACTATCTGGACAAGCACGATCCGTGCCGGTGTCGCTCGGCGCACCGCTCGTCCGCTTCGGCTCGCCTTATCACCAAAACCACCAACGCTAACGGGATCGAGCTGCACAAGGCGCAGGTTCACTACGATCG TTCTGGATCATGGAAAGCTAGTGGCGGCGGTACACCGAACGCGGGAACTGCGGGAAGCCAGAATGGATCACcgatcaacaacagcaacacgaacACGCTGTCACCGCCATCCCGTGCCAGAAGCCGAAGCCGCAGTCCGAGTTCCCAACGGAATCGGGTGCCAGTGGAGAGCCAG GACAAACTGCAACCACCCGGATCGCCGCTAAAAACGTCCCGCCGTTCGGTTTCGCCAAGCCCGCGCCGCATGCTGGTGGATGCGGCGGCGAACAGCAAGCGCAAGACATCGACCAGTGCTGCGAGCCAGAATGCTGCTCCGGCCGGCGTCGGAGTGCACTTTGAATGTGATAAGGAtgcgtcggtcggtgccaaGACCGAGCTACCGTTGGCCGAGGACGACAAGAACCGCTACGAGAGCGTCAGCGATAATGGGAGCGAAATCAGCGACGAAGGTTACCGCAGTCTgggtgtggtggtgcacgGCGGCCAATCGGCCGGAACGGTCGGGGCGCCCGGAGCCGGACGTAAGGCTCTCGGCAATAGCCAGCACTCGAGCGAAGATGCAGATACCAATG CGCATCTCGATACGACCGCTTCCGATCCGCAAACCACGCCGACCGAGGACGAGAGCTCGAACAAGACGAACGATGAGGACGACCGGGAACTGACACCGATTTCGGACGAGTTGGTGGCAGTTAACGGTGGCGCAGAGCGGGCACGTCATGATTCCCTGCCACTCGACTGTACGGACGGCCTGGCGCGGAACGGTGGTGGGCCGGCGGAAACCGGTGCCTTCGAAAGCTACGGGGTGTACgtgaacgacgacgagatCACGGTGGACATTGCGAATGCGACCGGTTTGCGGAAGACGGGCTTCTCCGACAAGATAATGGACCGTCCCATCACGGCCAGTGGTGGTCTGctgggtgctggtggtggttctggCACCGGCCCTGGATCGCGCATCCCGCGATCACCGGTCGCCCCGAGGCGCAAGGAGAGCGCCGaaagcaccaccagcactcCGACGGTAACCGACGAGTTGACGGTCTGcggtaatggtggtggtggtgttgttgttggtcctgGCTCCTTGCCGCACCAACAACGCAAGCAATCGACCGTCAAATCGGGCGTCCGCAAACCGAACGCACCCGCCGGTCACACCGCGGAACAGGCGAGCGGAACCAACACGTGGAGCGGTCGCCCGACCAAGAAGCGTTCCTCGCTCACGACACAGACGTTCACCGGGAAGGTGGCCCCTCCGCCAGCGGCGGCCCCATTCACACGCAACTCGCCCGTGCGCGCCTCGCTCGGAGCCGAGCGTTCGCCAAGCGTGATGACCGGTGGTAGACGGTCGCTCCGGGCGAACGGCACGAGCAACGGTAGTGCGTCGGCCAACACGTCGCCCAGCAAGGGTTGCGCCGGGTCCGATCCGGTCGCGATGCTCGTGATGCAGATCAAAGAAACGCTCGATTCCGGTTCGGACAACTCGCAGATCGTGGAACGCGTCCGGCGGCTGGTGTCCCAGTCGAGCGGCGAAACGAACAGCGAGTTTGCGGCCGATTTTACCACCGCCTGGGTGCACAGCAACGGGAACCTTGACCGGGCTAAGGTGATCGGCGGTGCGGAGGGCTCACCGCTCAAGTCACAGGGATCGCTCTCGAAGCGGGCCAGCACCCTGTCCAGTGCTTCCGACAGCACGCAAGCGACCAACTGCCGTGGCGATCTGTCCTCGGTGGTGTCTCCGCGTCGGCTGGACAAGGGCCTCTCGAAAATTCCGGCCCCGATGCGCTCCAATACCGGCCTCTACTGA